The Verrucomicrobiota bacterium genome includes the window TCGGTCCCAAGTTTACCTCAGAGCGATTCTGAAGCCCGACCACCAACTTCCAACCCGCCACGATCGCGAGGGCAAGTCCCAACCAGGCCAGCCAAGGCCGCCGTGTTGCATGCTTGAAAATGGAGTTGTGAATCATCCGGGCACCCTCTGGGCAATGGACTCACCGTTGACCGGCCTGCGAAGCCAATCTGCCCATGGAAGTCTCCGACTGGCAAAAACAATCTGCATCTCCACCAGACCGACAAAAAAGGGCGCCCGGATGGCATATTCGGGCGCCCTTGTATCGCTGCCTTCCCCGCCGAGAGGCCGGGAAGGGTTTCGATCCAAACGAACTTAAGGAACGGCTGTCACATTCGAAAAGTTCGCGGTGCAGAGATCCCCGTCCGAATGTGAAGTGACGGCGAGGCCAATATAAACGGAGGAGGTCATGCTGATGGTGGCGGCCGATCCGATCTGAGTCCAGCTCGACCCATCCGGAGAACGATAAGCCCGGAAGGTGCTGCCCACGCGGGTCACTTTCACCCAATACGGCGCAGCCAGGCCGGTCGTATTGACGTTCGCACTCGCGCCCCCGGTTGTTGCCCGGTGTTGGAATGCGACCCCGTTGGCCGGTGTCACAAAAACCGAGGCGTGCTCGGCATTGGCGTTGAGGGT containing:
- a CDS encoding DUF1349 domain-containing protein — its product is EYLFTNLVPGTYKVTFGTLAGYVRTVADTGADATDSDADTATHASGTFILNGSGDDIWNSADDFRYVYQVASGDCSVVAKVNAVGNTHGWAKAGVMIRETLNANAEHASVFVTPANGVAFQHRATTGGASANVNTTGLAAPYWVKVTRVGSTFRAYRSPDGSSWTQIGSAATISMTSSVYIGLAVTSHSDGDLCTANFSNVTAVP